CATTTTTCCCTCCTTAATTTCCTTTGCGCTTCTAATAAATAATTTTCATCGATTTCAAATCCAACAAATAATACATTTAATCTATACGCAGCGATAGCGGCGTTGCCGATACCTAAGAATGGGTCCATAGCAAGCCTGATTTTATTTATTCCGTGAAGTTTATAGCAAAATTCAACCAATTCAATAGGAAAAGTCGCTGGATGCGGACGCTCGGCATCTCCGTTTTGTATTGTCTTATATGGAATAAACCAAGTATTTCCACGGCAACGGATATCGTCTCCAGCCGTCTGCCAACGTACAACATTCGATTTATCGGAATATGGTACGCCAATGGCCTTTCTGTCCAATTCCACATCGCCATTCTTCGTTAAATGAAATATAAACTCATGACAGTCATTTAGAAAACGTTTACTATTAATCGGTTTATAATGACCAAGGGATTCTACTGCACCGTTTTTTCCTACCGAAATAGATTTGATCCAATGAATGGTGTTTTGTAAACAAAAAAGCTCTCTTAGGGTAAATAAAACCTCATAAGGAACCCATGGATCAGACGGTTTTCCGCCAAGGTTTAAAAATAGAGAGCCCTTATCCGATAAAATACGTTTCAAAGCGAAGCCCCAATTGTAAATCCAGTTAAGGTAATTTTTCCGAGGTATTTTGTCATCATAAGAATTATACTTTACTCCAAGATTATAAGGGGGCGATGTGACGACAATATCTACGCAGCCTCTATCCATCATTTTCATTCCAGTTAAACAATCTTCCAAGTATAGATGAATTCTTTCTTGCTTATTTTCAAACAATAATCGTTTTCCCTTCTTTTGTGTTTCTGTTGAAAAAGTGGCAATGGATTCCCCAATTGAATCCGGAAAAACAGCAGTTGTCCTTCCTACAGTCTTTAAGCGGGAATTCCGAAAGTTGATTGCTTTTGTTGCTTTCACTTTTTTTACGAAAGAACCTCTTTTTTTCATTTATTCCCCTGAACGATTTTCTTTTTCATCTTAATAGGCACGTATCCGCAGAACGGCTCCTCTTCAAGATAATCGCCGTGTATTGAATAGGACCTTGCCCTGCAGCCTCCGCAGACGTTTATATACTCGCATGAACCGCACCTGCCTTTATATTTCTTGAAATCGCGAAGCTCTTTGAAAAGCCCTGAATTTTCCCATATATCTTTAAACGACTGCTGCCTTATATTCCCGGCAGGCTTCGGGAAATAACTGCATGGAAGCACATTGCCGTCCACATCAATCAAACATATAAGCTGTCCTGCAATGCAGCCTTTTGCGCCGCCTGTGGAAAACTTCAAAGTCCTTTTTTCAAACTTAGCGCCTTCCTCTTTTGATTTTTGCAAAACCACCCTGTAATAGTGAGGCGCGCATGTCGGCCTTACAAGCATATCCTTTTCATCTTTCTCCATCTGATAATGCCATTCAAGAATCTCTTCGTAGGCCTCTTTGGAAATGAGTTCGCTCATTATCTCCTCGCCCCTTCCCGTGGGCACTATCATGAACATATACCATGCAGTTGCGCCGAGTTCTTTTGCAAGTTTATATACCTTGGGTATTTCTTCCTGATTTCTCTTTGAGAAAGAGGAATTGACGATAAATTCTATCCCGTGCTTCTTAAAAAGCCTTGCAGCATTTATCGTCCCTGCAAACGCACCCTTCTGATTTCTGAAGTCATCATGCACCTTTTCATCAGAGCCG
This genomic stretch from Nitrospirota bacterium harbors:
- a CDS encoding radical SAM protein — its product is MEFAPKWIAWEITRRCNLRCVHCRSSSEMEIKGHPDFPLSEAFRIIDDIVSYAKPVVVLSGGEPLVREDVFEIAKYGTEKGLRMCLATNGTLVTDESCEKIKSSGIKIVSISIDGSDEKVHDDFRNQKGAFAGTINAARLFKKHGIEFIVNSSFSKRNQEEIPKVYKLAKELGATAWYMFMIVPTGRGEEIMSELISKEAYEEILEWHYQMEKDEKDMLVRPTCAPHYYRVVLQKSKEEGAKFEKRTLKFSTGGAKGCIAGQLICLIDVDGNVLPCSYFPKPAGNIRQQSFKDIWENSGLFKELRDFKKYKGRCGSCEYINVCGGCRARSYSIHGDYLEEEPFCGYVPIKMKKKIVQGNK
- a CDS encoding site-specific DNA-methyltransferase, producing MKMMDRGCVDIVVTSPPYNLGVKYNSYDDKIPRKNYLNWIYNWGFALKRILSDKGSLFLNLGGKPSDPWVPYEVLFTLRELFCLQNTIHWIKSISVGKNGAVESLGHYKPINSKRFLNDCHEFIFHLTKNGDVELDRKAIGVPYSDKSNVVRWQTAGDDIRCRGNTWFIPYKTIQNGDAERPHPATFPIELVEFCYKLHGINKIRLAMDPFLGIGNAAIAAYRLNVLFVGFEIDENYLLEAQRKLRREKCQKS